In Apium graveolens cultivar Ventura chromosome 10, ASM990537v1, whole genome shotgun sequence, the following are encoded in one genomic region:
- the LOC141690868 gene encoding uncharacterized protein LOC141690868, producing the protein MDKAFTLIQVSDDSKTDYASYFLKGESNFWWECTRALEGEGHVSWARFTKLFLEKYFPDSPGYVNTEIQKARRFQQGLNPEVRSGVVALQLKMYTSVVQATLVIESDRKLASKERSDKKRKFDNSAKKADQEDSIQKFSRKFGRNRKKRFMRQGFTQTSSGVTSVASAPAQSTRPIVECKSCRRKHSGQCRKDVQCFKYDKKGHYASECNSGNLGVTCFKCGKVGHISRNCKMATQGSVGGSESQGPETSTARARTFKMTKRSNAQDSDVVADEPLTIEVANQDKVPVSQFFPRCQLEICGRFFTVDLIHFELGEFDIILGMDWLSQHMVNIDCKKKKILLYTENNIRVTYQGQK; encoded by the exons atggatAAAGCCTTCACCCTCATTCAGGTCAGTGATGATTCTAAGacggattatgctagttattttctcaAGGGTGAATCAAATTTTTGGTGGGAATGTACGCGTGCACTAGAAGGAGAGGGCCATGTCTCTTGGGCCAGATTTACTAAGTTGTTcctagagaagtattttccagatt CCCCTGGATATGTGAATACCGAGATTCAGAAAGCTAGAAGGTTTCAACAAGGACTGAATCCTGAagttcgtagtggagtggtggcccTGCAGCTCAAGATgtatacctctgtagttcaagCCACCCTAGTGATTGAAAGTGATCGGAAGTTGGCCTCCAAGGAGAGGAGTgataagaagaggaagtttgataATAGTGCAAAAAAGGCGGATCAAGAAGATTCCATTCAGAAGTTCTCAAGGAAGTTTGGCCGGAATAGGAAAAAGAGATTTATGAGGCAAGGCTTTACTCAAACAAGTTCTGGTGTCACCTCAGTTGCCTCTGCCCCAGCTCAGTCAACCAGGCCAATTGTGGAATGTAAGTCATGTCGTAGAAAGCATAGTGGTCAATGCAGGAAGGATGTTCAGTGCTTTAAATACGATAaaaagggtcattatgcgtcAGAATGTAACTCAGGGAACCTCGGAGtcacctgctttaagtgtggtaaGGTTGGGCACATTTCCAGAAACTGCAAGATGGCTACTCAGGGAAGTGTAGGAGGTAGTGAATCTCAAGGACCGGAAACCAGCACAGCAAGAGCCAGAACCTTCAAGATGACCAAGAGATCTAATGCTCAGGATTCGGATGTAGTTGCAG ATGAACCCTTGACTATAGAAGTGGCCAACCAAGATAAAGTTCCAGTAAGCCAATTTTTCCCTAGGTGTCAATTAGAAATATGTGGGCGTTTCTTTACAGTGGACCTAATACACTTTgagctaggagaatttgatataattttaggaatggattggctgtccCAGCATATGgtaaatattgattgtaagaaaaagaaaattttgttGTATACAGAAAATAATATTAGGGTAACTTACCAAGGACAGAAGTAG